In Streptomyces sp. NBC_00091, the following proteins share a genomic window:
- the hemC gene encoding hydroxymethylbilane synthase: MNTRPDQPLRLGTRRSKLAMSQSGHVADAVRAITGRPVELVEITTYGDVSRENLAQIGGTGVFVTALREALVRGEVDFAVHSLKDLPTAQPDELVIAAMPEREDPRDALVARDGLTFEQLPDGARVGTGSPRRMAQLNAYARSLGKSIETVAIRGNVDTRIGFVRDGELDAVVLAAAGLNRIGRADEATDLLSVDNVLPAPGQGALAVECLASDADLIAALGRLDDPLTRAAVTAERALLAALEAGCSAPVGALADLLADGQIVNEMRLRGVVGTLDGSTLVQLSTTGPVPQSYDEAMALGRELADEMLAKGAAGLMGERSL, encoded by the coding sequence ATGAACACACGTCCCGACCAGCCGCTGCGGCTCGGTACGCGGCGGAGCAAGCTGGCCATGTCCCAGTCGGGCCACGTCGCCGACGCGGTACGGGCGATCACCGGCCGGCCCGTCGAGCTCGTGGAGATCACGACGTACGGTGACGTGTCCCGCGAGAACCTCGCGCAGATCGGCGGCACCGGCGTGTTCGTCACGGCCCTGCGCGAGGCCCTGGTCCGCGGCGAGGTCGACTTCGCCGTGCACTCGCTGAAGGACCTGCCGACCGCGCAGCCCGACGAGCTGGTCATCGCGGCCATGCCCGAGCGCGAGGACCCGCGCGACGCGCTGGTGGCCCGCGACGGCCTGACCTTCGAGCAGCTGCCCGACGGCGCCCGCGTGGGTACCGGTTCGCCGCGCCGCATGGCGCAGCTGAACGCGTACGCCCGCAGCCTGGGCAAGTCCATCGAGACCGTCGCCATCCGCGGCAACGTCGACACCCGGATCGGCTTCGTGCGGGACGGTGAGCTCGACGCGGTCGTGCTGGCCGCCGCCGGGCTGAACCGGATCGGCCGCGCCGACGAGGCGACCGACCTGCTGTCGGTCGACAACGTCCTGCCCGCGCCCGGCCAGGGTGCCCTGGCCGTGGAGTGCCTCGCGTCCGACGCGGACCTCATCGCCGCGCTCGGCCGGCTCGACGACCCGCTCACCCGGGCCGCCGTGACCGCGGAGCGTGCCCTGCTCGCCGCCCTGGAGGCCGGCTGCAGCGCGCCCGTGGGCGCGCTCGCCGACCTGCTGGCCGACGGGCAGATTGTCAATGAAATGCGCCTGCGTGGTGTCGTCGGAACCCTCGACGGTTCGACGCTGGTGCAGCTGTCCACCACCGGTCCCGTGCCCCAGTCGTACGACGAGGCCATGGCGCTCGGCCGCGAACTCGCGGACGAGATGCTGGCCAAGGGCGCGGCCGGTCTGATGGGGGAGCGATCCCTTTGA
- a CDS encoding glutamyl-tRNA reductase produces the protein MSLLVVGLSHRSAPVSVLERASLSADAKVKLLHDTLAAEPAAEAAVLATCNRIELYADVDKFHAGVAELSTLLAQHSGVALEELTPYLYVHYEDRAVHHLFSVACGLDSMVVGEGQILGQIKDALALGQELHTAGRLINDLFQQALRVGKRAHSETGIDRAGQSLVTFGLEQLAVHLPVGEWAAGKRALVIGAGSMSSLAAATLARVGVAEVVVANRTAERAERLAEILVASGTGVAARAVGMSAVAEELTRVDVVVSCTGATGLVLTGDDVAAAVAGGPAGLSPTPPLPETGGQPPAPTRGSAPDPAPQTPAGLDVAGAAAQDSQGLRSGMSGPDADVLARLVAAAEAGRRIADAGAARTITAVVGADGCPVGLDVPAGDGRSALTGVDANSLELHGAWADQGEAAAQRQPRRTVRSSVDGAAVRLALLDLAMPRDIDAAVHRIPGVRLVDIESLAEASADAPMAADVDAVRGIVAEEVAAFGAAQRAAHITPTVVALRAMAAEVVAMEVARLDGRVPDLDDRQRAEVTQTVRRVVDKLLHAPTVRVKQLASEPGGAGYAEALRELFDLDPQTVASVSRADAADPKNDDPGRAS, from the coding sequence ATGAGTCTGCTGGTCGTAGGCCTGAGCCACCGCAGCGCGCCGGTGAGCGTGCTGGAGCGGGCTTCGCTGTCCGCCGACGCCAAGGTCAAGCTGCTGCACGACACCCTGGCCGCCGAGCCGGCGGCCGAGGCGGCGGTGCTCGCCACGTGCAACCGCATCGAGCTGTACGCGGACGTGGACAAGTTCCACGCCGGTGTCGCCGAGCTGTCCACCTTGCTGGCGCAGCACAGTGGTGTCGCGCTGGAGGAGCTCACGCCTTATCTGTACGTGCACTACGAGGACCGGGCCGTGCACCACCTGTTTTCGGTGGCGTGCGGGCTGGACTCGATGGTGGTCGGCGAGGGGCAGATCCTCGGGCAGATCAAGGACGCGCTGGCGCTGGGGCAGGAGCTGCACACGGCGGGCCGGCTGATCAACGACCTGTTCCAGCAGGCGCTGCGGGTCGGCAAGCGGGCACACTCGGAGACCGGGATCGACCGGGCCGGGCAGTCGCTGGTGACCTTCGGGCTGGAGCAGCTCGCCGTGCACCTGCCGGTGGGGGAGTGGGCCGCCGGGAAGCGGGCGCTGGTGATCGGCGCCGGGTCGATGTCCTCACTGGCCGCCGCGACGCTGGCGCGGGTGGGGGTTGCCGAGGTCGTGGTGGCGAACCGGACCGCGGAGCGGGCGGAGCGTCTTGCGGAGATTTTGGTTGCCTCGGGCACTGGTGTCGCGGCGCGGGCCGTCGGCATGTCCGCTGTCGCGGAGGAGCTGACACGTGTTGACGTGGTCGTCTCCTGTACCGGGGCCACTGGGTTGGTCCTGACCGGGGACGACGTGGCCGCGGCGGTGGCGGGTGGCCCTGCGGGGCTCTCCCCCACCCCGCCCCTTCCCGAAACCGGGGGCCAGCCCCCGGCCCCCACCCGGGGCTCCGCCCCGGACCCCGCGCCTCAAACGCCGGCGGGGCTGGATGTGGCCGGGGCTGCGGCCCAGGACTCCCAGGGGCTTCGCTCCGGGATGTCCGGGCCGGATGCCGATGTGCTGGCGCGGCTCGTGGCTGCCGCGGAAGCGGGGCGGCGGATTGCCGATGCCGGGGCCGCGCGGACCATTACGGCTGTTGTCGGGGCTGACGGGTGTCCCGTCGGGCTGGACGTGCCGGCCGGGGACGGGCGGTCCGCGCTGACCGGGGTCGACGCCAACTCCCTCGAGCTGCACGGGGCCTGGGCCGATCAGGGCGAGGCCGCCGCGCAGCGGCAGCCCCGCAGGACGGTCCGGAGTTCCGTCGACGGCGCGGCCGTACGGCTGGCGCTGCTGGACCTGGCCATGCCCCGGGACATCGACGCCGCCGTGCACCGGATCCCGGGCGTGAGGCTCGTTGACATCGAGAGCCTGGCCGAGGCTTCCGCCGACGCCCCGATGGCCGCCGACGTGGACGCCGTGCGCGGGATAGTCGCCGAGGAGGTCGCCGCCTTCGGGGCGGCGCAGCGAGCCGCGCACATCACCCCCACCGTCGTCGCCCTGCGGGCGATGGCCGCCGAGGTCGTCGCCATGGAGGTGGCACGGCTCGACGGGCGGGTACCCGATCTCGACGACCGGCAGCGGGCGGAGGTCACCCAGACCGTGCGCCGCGTCGTCGACAAGCTCCTCCACGCGCCGACCGTGCGCGTCAAGCAGCTCGCGAGCGAGCCCGGCGGCGCCGGGTACGCGGAGGCGCTGCGCGAACTCTTCGACCTCGACCCTCAGACGGTGGCATCCGTCAGCCGGGCGGACGCGGCCGATCCGAAGAACGACGACCCAGGACGGGCATCATGA